From Miscanthus floridulus cultivar M001 chromosome 15, ASM1932011v1, whole genome shotgun sequence, the proteins below share one genomic window:
- the LOC136507224 gene encoding uncharacterized protein, whose product MWTFTRLQQLNLTDKQWEDNLPEPEVPKLATLARKACWDGYITHAMLELWVNEQLKFIASEALLMFCVDAEVALVGCWDYNICLEDETSNLAAGLAVEMPSYGHTFHRKCVTKWFGRRSTSPMCQRDLSMYVDPTVKRFLSHFTEEDY is encoded by the coding sequence ATGTGGACATTCACACGGCTGCAGCAACTCAACCTCACCGACAAGCAGTGGGAGGACAACCTTCCCGAGCCCGAGGTTCCTAAACTCGCAACCCTAGCACGCAAGGCATGCTGGGATGGCTACATCACCCATGCCATGCTTGAGCTTTGGGTCAACGAACAGTTGAAGTTCATCGCATCTGAGGCGCTCTTGATGTTCTGTGTGGATGCGGAGGTGGCACTAGTGGGGTGTTGGGACTACAACATCTGCCTGGAGGATGAAACATCTAATCTTGCGGCTGGCCTTGCTGTGGAAATGCCCAGTTATGGCCACACATTCCACCGCAAGTGCGTCACCAAGTGGTTCGGCCGAAGATCCACCTCCCCGATGTGCCAACGAGATTTGTCTATGTATGTTGACCCAACAGTGAAGAGATTCCTCTCGCACTTCACCGAAGAGGATTATTGA